The following proteins are encoded in a genomic region of Saccharopolyspora antimicrobica:
- a CDS encoding carotenoid oxygenase family protein yields MSNPFAQGNYAPVKQEHTCADLPVVGRIPDHLDGRYLRNGPNPSAEIDPDTYNWFMGDGMVHGIRLRDGRAEWYRNRWIRSPHVSRALGEPPRPRDPRAGLDLLGANTNVIGHAGRTLALVEGGATNYELTDELDTIGPCSFDGTLPGGYTAHPKRDPETGELHAVSYFFGRGNTVQYSVIGADGRARRTVDVEVGGSPMMHDFSLTENHVVFYDLPVTFDTQQATATVAPSWLRRPAQLVLSALIGRVRIPDPITARMGRFTPANGGFPYRWNSRYPARIGVMPRTGGAVRWFDVGPCYVFHPLNAYDTEHGIVLDVVRHAKVFDRDLTGPSEGAPTLDRWTVDFKTGRVREERLDDREQEFPRVDERLIGKKHRYGYSVGADTLFKHDLASGRTETRSFGEGNQVGEFVFEPHSPDAAEDDGVLMGLRYSAAEHRSDLLLLDAETLETVAEVQLPDRVPNGFHGNWVPTT; encoded by the coding sequence GTGAGCAACCCGTTCGCACAGGGCAACTACGCGCCGGTCAAGCAGGAGCACACCTGCGCGGACCTCCCGGTGGTCGGCCGGATCCCGGACCACCTCGACGGCCGCTACCTGCGCAACGGCCCGAACCCCAGCGCCGAGATCGACCCCGACACCTACAACTGGTTCATGGGCGACGGCATGGTGCACGGCATCCGGCTCCGCGACGGCCGGGCCGAGTGGTACCGCAACCGCTGGATCCGCTCGCCGCACGTCAGCCGGGCGCTCGGCGAACCGCCGCGCCCCCGCGACCCGCGCGCCGGCCTGGACCTGCTCGGCGCCAACACCAACGTCATCGGCCACGCCGGGCGCACGCTGGCCCTGGTCGAAGGCGGCGCGACGAACTACGAGCTGACCGACGAGCTCGACACCATCGGCCCGTGCAGCTTCGACGGAACGCTGCCCGGCGGCTACACCGCGCATCCCAAGCGCGATCCGGAAACCGGTGAGCTGCACGCGGTTTCGTACTTCTTCGGCCGCGGCAACACCGTCCAGTACTCGGTGATCGGCGCGGACGGCCGGGCCCGGCGCACGGTGGACGTCGAGGTCGGCGGCAGCCCGATGATGCACGACTTCTCGCTGACCGAGAACCACGTGGTGTTCTACGACCTCCCGGTCACCTTCGACACCCAGCAGGCCACCGCGACCGTCGCGCCGAGCTGGCTCCGCCGCCCCGCCCAGCTCGTCCTGTCCGCGCTGATCGGCCGGGTCCGCATCCCGGACCCGATCACCGCCCGGATGGGCCGCTTCACCCCGGCCAACGGCGGCTTCCCGTACCGCTGGAACTCCCGGTACCCGGCGCGGATCGGCGTCATGCCGCGCACCGGCGGCGCCGTCCGCTGGTTCGACGTGGGGCCCTGCTACGTCTTCCACCCGCTCAACGCCTACGACACCGAGCACGGCATCGTGCTGGACGTGGTCCGCCACGCGAAGGTCTTCGACAGGGACCTGACGGGCCCGTCCGAAGGAGCCCCGACCCTGGACCGCTGGACGGTGGACTTCAAGACCGGCCGGGTCCGAGAGGAGCGCCTGGACGACCGCGAGCAGGAGTTCCCCCGCGTCGACGAGCGCCTGATCGGCAAGAAGCACCGCTACGGCTACTCGGTCGGCGCCGACACCCTGTTCAAGCACGACCTGGCCTCCGGACGCACCGAAACCCGCAGCTTCGGCGAGGGCAACCAGGTCGGCGAGTTCGTCTTCGAACCCCACTCACCGGACGCGGCGGAGGACGACGGAGTCCTGATGGGCCTGCGCTACTCGGCGGCCGAGCACCGCAGCGACCTCCTCCTGCTCGACGCCGAAACCCTGGAAACGGTGGCAGAGGTCCAGCTCCCGGACCGCGTCCCGAACGGCTTCCACGGCAACTGGGTCCCGACGACATGA
- a CDS encoding NACHT domain-containing protein, with amino-acid sequence MSGLETAFLRTGGAVVKHVATTWLTRKKTEARRGADLTDLIALRFSGLRERDRRALRRKLEEVGEIAGERLEELCAREFSALEDNERLAALNAVVDALDEADLSDTTLLGADLDPIALAKEVRRQIPSAPPRAGLSEPARALFDRVLDLSCVQLVHLTRELPEFDSRLSEESLRRATATLSGIDQILDRMPLTSLDAPTGTTHDDQFRRRYLDLIARHHDDLELIGVSIRSFRPKTKLSVAYLSLTVNGDVHGRADDDSWFLHGEHHGGTMRVEGALSASDRMLVRGEAGSGKSTLLRWITVQAARERFTAALGKWNGCVPVLIKLRSHTGDRLPQPEQFLDQSGLMLGPVPDGWMHRQLLDGRVLLLVDGVDELAEGERPKVRRWLDSLLKSYPGTNIIVTTRPAAAGTKWLHAEGFSAVDLEPMTPPDIQDFVGRWHDALLQADTGALPFSPAEVETHHRGLLANLDARGHLRNLARSPLMCAMLCALNLDRSGNLPRDRKSLYEAALEMLLDRRDTVRGIPSNNGITLEYREKLVLLQDLAFWLNLNGRAELDRATAVDRISRKLRTMPTVDVDADACLKHLIERSGVIREPAEGRIDFVHRTFQEFLAACEVSEEGHVGLLVDKAGSDQWRETIIMAAGLLNRPERARLLTDILDQADRANPRQRRRLRLLAATCTESVHELPSAALNRVNKCVGSLVPPRNTTESRSLATIGESVLDRLPRDLSELTESQAAACAYTAALVNGPKALRLMENYAADPRLSVQAELIDAWPLFNPEQYAKQVLANAPLHDGAVLVNEVRLLPHLHHLDHLECAHLDILNWQDAYWEYVAATPKLASLGITAQETFAFRPLPSVLGATYVRLHSSGVIHNTAGLAALRNVRELRIHQIAKPIENIDFLVEPSPVETLYLNRVDDAAALRPLSQLISAVNINLHGPTVERWMDDLPNPERVLDLVAHATSPSSASHIGERSPQLRWLALRNAPALHELRFDSLPNLESLSLPDLSTCSEWSSLNSLSHLRKVYLSTAGTIDVSGLRKIDLTVFVGNDTEVTGSEASNVRIGRIRPAKPDQIRRAKQFIYRRFTSDGHTGNRESAYSAKPLPGPRWLG; translated from the coding sequence ATGTCCGGACTCGAAACCGCCTTCCTCCGCACCGGCGGAGCCGTCGTCAAGCACGTAGCAACAACCTGGCTGACCAGGAAGAAGACCGAAGCCCGCCGAGGAGCGGACCTCACGGACCTGATCGCCCTGCGCTTCAGCGGGCTCCGCGAACGCGACCGCAGGGCCCTGCGCCGAAAGCTCGAAGAAGTCGGCGAGATCGCAGGCGAGCGCCTCGAAGAACTCTGCGCCCGAGAGTTCTCAGCCCTGGAGGACAACGAACGCCTCGCCGCCTTGAACGCCGTGGTCGACGCGCTCGACGAAGCAGATCTCTCCGACACAACACTGCTCGGTGCGGACCTCGACCCGATCGCGCTTGCCAAGGAGGTGCGGCGGCAGATCCCGAGCGCCCCGCCCCGAGCAGGCCTGAGCGAACCCGCCCGAGCCCTCTTCGACCGAGTCCTGGACCTGAGCTGCGTCCAACTGGTCCACCTGACCCGAGAACTCCCGGAGTTCGACTCCCGCCTCTCCGAAGAATCCCTCCGCCGAGCAACGGCAACCCTCTCCGGAATCGACCAGATCCTGGACAGAATGCCGCTGACCAGCCTCGACGCCCCCACCGGCACAACCCACGACGACCAGTTCCGCCGCCGCTACCTCGACCTGATCGCCAGGCACCACGACGACCTGGAACTGATCGGCGTAAGCATCCGAAGCTTCCGCCCCAAGACCAAGCTCTCGGTGGCCTACCTGAGCCTGACGGTGAACGGTGACGTCCACGGTCGGGCCGACGATGACTCGTGGTTCCTGCACGGCGAGCACCACGGCGGGACGATGCGCGTGGAAGGTGCGCTGAGCGCGTCGGACCGAATGCTCGTGCGTGGTGAAGCGGGTTCGGGGAAGAGCACGCTGCTTCGGTGGATCACCGTCCAAGCCGCCCGTGAGCGCTTCACCGCCGCGCTCGGAAAGTGGAACGGCTGTGTTCCGGTGCTGATCAAGCTGCGCAGTCATACCGGCGATCGGTTGCCGCAGCCCGAGCAGTTCCTCGACCAAAGCGGGCTGATGCTCGGCCCGGTCCCGGACGGCTGGATGCACCGGCAGCTGCTGGACGGGCGAGTTCTGCTGCTGGTCGACGGCGTGGACGAACTCGCCGAGGGCGAGCGCCCCAAGGTGCGGCGATGGCTGGATTCGCTGCTCAAGAGCTACCCCGGCACGAACATCATCGTGACCACCCGTCCGGCAGCAGCGGGCACGAAGTGGCTGCACGCGGAGGGGTTCTCCGCCGTCGACCTGGAACCGATGACACCGCCAGACATCCAGGACTTCGTGGGCCGGTGGCACGATGCGCTTCTCCAGGCAGACACCGGCGCACTGCCGTTCAGCCCTGCCGAGGTCGAAACGCACCACCGGGGCCTGCTCGCGAACCTCGACGCTCGCGGTCATCTGCGCAACCTGGCCCGCAGCCCGCTGATGTGCGCGATGCTGTGCGCCCTGAACCTCGACCGCAGCGGCAACCTGCCCCGCGACCGCAAGAGCCTCTACGAAGCGGCATTGGAAATGCTGCTGGACCGGCGCGACACGGTGCGCGGAATCCCGTCCAACAACGGAATCACACTGGAATACCGCGAAAAGCTCGTGCTGCTCCAGGATCTGGCGTTCTGGCTGAACCTCAACGGCCGTGCCGAACTCGACCGCGCCACGGCAGTGGACCGGATCAGCCGCAAGCTCCGCACGATGCCAACCGTCGACGTCGACGCCGACGCGTGCCTCAAGCACTTGATCGAGCGCAGCGGAGTAATCCGCGAACCGGCCGAAGGCCGCATCGACTTCGTGCACCGTACCTTCCAAGAATTCCTGGCGGCCTGCGAAGTTTCCGAGGAAGGCCACGTCGGCCTGCTGGTGGACAAGGCGGGCTCGGACCAGTGGCGGGAAACCATCATCATGGCGGCGGGCCTGCTCAACCGTCCGGAACGCGCCAGACTCCTGACCGACATCCTCGACCAAGCCGACCGCGCCAACCCCAGGCAACGCCGCCGACTCCGCCTCTTGGCCGCGACCTGCACGGAGTCCGTGCACGAACTGCCCAGTGCGGCCCTCAACCGAGTCAACAAGTGCGTGGGCTCTCTCGTCCCACCGCGCAACACGACGGAAAGCCGGTCCCTCGCCACCATCGGCGAATCGGTCCTCGACCGCCTGCCAAGAGACCTCTCCGAGCTGACCGAGTCCCAGGCAGCCGCCTGCGCGTACACAGCAGCCCTGGTCAACGGGCCGAAAGCCTTACGGCTGATGGAGAACTACGCCGCTGACCCACGGCTGAGCGTCCAGGCCGAACTGATCGACGCTTGGCCGCTCTTCAATCCCGAGCAGTACGCCAAGCAGGTCCTGGCCAACGCGCCGCTGCACGACGGAGCCGTCCTCGTCAACGAGGTTCGCCTGCTCCCCCACCTCCACCACCTCGACCACCTGGAATGCGCTCACCTCGACATCCTGAACTGGCAGGACGCGTACTGGGAGTACGTCGCCGCTACACCGAAGCTGGCCAGCCTCGGCATCACCGCGCAGGAGACCTTCGCCTTCCGCCCGTTGCCCTCGGTCTTGGGCGCCACCTACGTCCGGCTGCACTCCAGCGGCGTGATCCACAACACCGCAGGGCTGGCAGCACTGCGCAACGTGCGAGAACTCAGGATTCACCAGATCGCGAAACCGATCGAGAACATCGACTTCCTGGTTGAGCCGTCTCCGGTGGAAACGCTCTACCTCAACCGCGTCGACGACGCGGCGGCACTGCGGCCGCTTTCCCAGCTCATCTCCGCCGTCAACATCAACCTCCACGGCCCGACCGTGGAACGCTGGATGGACGATCTGCCGAATCCGGAAAGGGTCCTGGATCTGGTAGCTCACGCCACTTCACCGAGCTCCGCTTCCCACATCGGCGAGCGCAGCCCCCAGCTCCGTTGGCTGGCCCTGCGCAACGCCCCGGCCCTGCACGAGCTGCGATTCGACTCGCTGCCGAACCTCGAATCGCTGTCGCTGCCCGACCTCAGCACGTGCTCGGAGTGGTCATCGCTCAACAGCTTGAGCCATCTGCGGAAGGTCTACCTCAGCACTGCGGGCACCATCGACGTGTCAGGTCTCCGGAAAATCGACTTGACCGTCTTCGTCGGCAACGACACCGAAGTCACCGGATCCGAGGCATCCAATGTCCGCATCGGCCGAATCCGACCTGCGAAGCCCGATCAGATCCGCAGAGCCAAGCAATTCATCTACCGCCGTTTCACCAGCGACGGCCATACCGGAAACCGAGAGTCGGCGTACTCGGCGAAGCCGCTACCCGGACCACGATGGCTCGGGTAG
- a CDS encoding helix-turn-helix domain-containing protein, whose protein sequence is MNANARRRQVGTWLAKLRQAKGMTFQQAADALECSDSRIRHWEAGRSAPKKDDLARLLDLYDAPDDVRDLLQQTRSDVSKQGWWDSYRLPEWFGPYVSFETTATEARNFEVALVPGLLQTKEYAYEIHRAGRYVTDPRDIHKRVDARLERQRRLTEEPRLQFRAVIAEEALHRQVGGHEVMRAQIEHLIELSHLPNVILQVLPLTAGAHASPAGGFAVLSFESPHHPDVGFSDTPLGGHVIDDADDVAALRYLFDELRALSLSAPDTVTLLHRISAQQEH, encoded by the coding sequence ATGAACGCGAACGCGCGACGACGGCAAGTAGGAACGTGGCTGGCGAAGCTCAGGCAGGCCAAGGGAATGACGTTCCAGCAGGCCGCCGACGCACTGGAGTGCTCGGACTCCCGGATCAGACATTGGGAAGCCGGGCGGAGTGCACCCAAGAAGGACGACCTCGCCCGTCTGCTCGATCTGTACGACGCTCCTGACGACGTTCGCGATCTGCTCCAGCAAACGCGCAGCGATGTATCGAAGCAGGGCTGGTGGGACAGCTACCGGCTGCCAGAGTGGTTCGGTCCGTACGTCTCGTTCGAGACGACAGCGACCGAGGCGCGGAACTTCGAGGTGGCTCTCGTCCCTGGTCTTCTCCAAACCAAGGAATACGCTTACGAAATCCACCGTGCTGGCCGCTACGTCACGGATCCTCGCGATATCCACAAGCGGGTGGATGCTCGGCTCGAACGCCAACGTCGCCTGACCGAAGAACCGAGGCTCCAGTTCCGCGCTGTGATCGCAGAGGAAGCGCTGCACAGGCAAGTTGGCGGGCACGAGGTCATGAGAGCTCAGATCGAGCACCTCATCGAGTTGAGCCACTTGCCCAACGTGATCCTCCAGGTCCTGCCATTGACTGCTGGCGCGCACGCCAGTCCGGCAGGTGGGTTCGCAGTGCTCAGCTTCGAATCGCCGCACCACCCCGATGTCGGTTTCAGCGACACGCCACTCGGCGGGCACGTCATCGACGACGCGGATGACGTAGCAGCTCTTCGCTACTTGTTCGACGAGCTTCGGGCGTTGTCGCTCTCAGCACCCGATACGGTGACTTTGCTGCATCGAATTTCAGCGCAGCAGGAGCATTGA
- a CDS encoding pyruvate dehydrogenase → MPTVADQLIEVLVQAGVRRIYGIVGDSLNPVVDAVRRTEGIEWVHVRHEEVAAFAAGAEAQMTGRLAVCAGSCGPGNLHLINGLFDAHRSGAPVLALASHIPSAQIGTGFFQETHPEELFNECSHFCELLSQPEQMPRLLRTAIQTASGRRGAAVLVLPGDVAEKQVPSSNGLGIIECEPPIVVPTEDQVLALAEKLNRAERPMFFCGAGTRGAHEEVMELAARVNAPVGHALRGKEWIQYDNPFDVGMSGLLGYGACYDAMHRADLVVLLGTDFPYDNFLPQANTVQVDIEPAHLGRRTVLDLAVHGDVAETIRAVLPHVQQKHDRTYLDRMLREHAGQLERVVDAYTRNVETQVPIHPEYVADVLDDLAAEDAVFTVDTGMCNVWAARYITPNGRRRVLGSFVHGSMANALPQAIGAQIAEPERQVISMSGDGGLAMLLGDLLSLRTHRLPVKTVVFNNSSLGMVKLEMLVDGLPDFGTDHDHVDFAAIAAAAGIYSVRVEKPGEVRDALADALRRPGPALVDVVTDPNALSIPPRITGDQVKGFALAVSRTVLSGGVGKMIQLARSNLRNVPRP, encoded by the coding sequence ATGCCCACTGTCGCCGATCAGCTCATCGAAGTGCTCGTGCAGGCCGGGGTCCGGCGCATCTACGGCATCGTCGGGGACAGCCTCAACCCCGTGGTGGACGCGGTGCGGCGCACCGAGGGCATCGAGTGGGTGCACGTGCGCCACGAGGAGGTCGCCGCCTTCGCCGCCGGTGCCGAAGCCCAGATGACCGGGCGGCTCGCGGTGTGCGCGGGCAGCTGCGGGCCGGGCAACCTGCACCTGATCAACGGCCTGTTCGACGCGCACCGCAGCGGAGCGCCGGTGCTGGCGCTGGCCTCGCACATCCCGTCCGCGCAGATCGGCACCGGGTTCTTCCAGGAGACCCACCCCGAAGAGCTGTTCAACGAGTGCAGCCACTTCTGCGAGCTGCTCTCGCAGCCGGAGCAGATGCCGCGCCTGCTGCGCACCGCCATCCAGACCGCCTCCGGCCGGCGCGGCGCGGCGGTGCTGGTGCTGCCCGGCGACGTGGCGGAGAAGCAGGTCCCCTCGTCCAACGGCCTGGGCATCATCGAGTGCGAGCCGCCCATCGTCGTGCCGACGGAGGACCAGGTGCTCGCGCTGGCGGAGAAGCTGAACCGGGCGGAGCGGCCGATGTTCTTCTGCGGTGCGGGCACGCGCGGCGCGCACGAGGAGGTCATGGAGCTGGCCGCGCGGGTCAACGCGCCCGTCGGGCACGCGCTGCGCGGCAAGGAGTGGATCCAGTACGACAACCCCTTCGACGTGGGCATGAGCGGGCTGCTGGGCTACGGCGCCTGCTACGACGCGATGCACCGCGCCGACCTGGTCGTGCTGCTGGGCACCGACTTCCCGTACGACAACTTCCTGCCGCAGGCCAACACCGTGCAGGTCGACATCGAGCCCGCGCACCTGGGCCGCCGCACGGTGCTGGACCTGGCCGTGCACGGCGACGTCGCCGAGACGATCCGCGCGGTGCTGCCGCACGTCCAGCAGAAGCACGACCGCACCTACCTGGACCGGATGCTGCGCGAGCACGCCGGCCAGCTGGAGCGGGTCGTCGACGCCTACACGCGCAACGTCGAGACCCAGGTGCCGATCCACCCGGAGTACGTCGCCGACGTCCTCGACGACCTGGCCGCCGAGGACGCCGTGTTCACAGTGGACACCGGGATGTGCAACGTGTGGGCGGCCCGCTACATCACGCCCAACGGGCGGCGGCGGGTGCTGGGATCCTTCGTGCACGGCTCGATGGCCAACGCGCTGCCGCAGGCCATCGGCGCGCAGATCGCCGAACCGGAGCGCCAGGTCATCTCGATGTCCGGCGACGGCGGGCTGGCCATGCTGCTCGGCGACCTGCTGAGCCTGCGCACCCACCGGCTGCCGGTGAAGACCGTGGTGTTCAACAACTCCTCGCTGGGCATGGTGAAGCTGGAGATGCTGGTGGACGGGCTGCCGGACTTCGGCACCGACCACGACCACGTCGACTTCGCCGCGATCGCCGCGGCGGCGGGCATCTACTCGGTGCGGGTGGAGAAGCCCGGCGAGGTGCGCGATGCGCTGGCCGATGCGCTGCGCAGGCCGGGGCCCGCGCTGGTGGACGTGGTGACCGACCCGAACGCGCTGTCCATCCCGCCGCGGATCACCGGCGACCAGGTGAAGGGCTTCGCGCTGGCGGTGAGCCGGACGGTGCTGTCCGGCGGGGTCGGGAAGATGATCCAGCTGGCCCGCAGCAACCTGCGCAACGTGCCGCGCCCGTGA
- the bcp gene encoding thioredoxin-dependent thiol peroxidase: MSEQNRLSVGDKAPEFSLPDADGNTVSLSDFRGRSVVVYFYPAASTPGCTKEACDFRDSLAVLNDAGFDVLGVSPDKPAKLATFRDAEGLTFPLLADEDKSVMTAWGAFGEKQNYGKTVQGVIRSTFVVDAEGKIAKALYNVKATGHVERLRKDLGV; encoded by the coding sequence ATGAGCGAACAGAACCGACTCTCGGTCGGCGACAAGGCACCCGAGTTCTCGCTGCCGGACGCCGACGGCAACACCGTCTCGCTGAGCGACTTCCGCGGCCGGTCGGTCGTGGTCTACTTCTACCCCGCGGCCAGCACCCCGGGCTGCACCAAGGAGGCCTGCGACTTCCGCGACAGCCTCGCGGTGCTCAACGACGCGGGCTTCGACGTCCTCGGCGTCTCGCCGGACAAGCCGGCCAAGCTGGCGACCTTCCGGGACGCCGAGGGCCTGACCTTCCCGCTGCTGGCCGACGAGGACAAGTCGGTCATGACGGCGTGGGGCGCCTTCGGCGAGAAGCAGAACTACGGCAAGACCGTGCAGGGCGTGATCCGGTCGACGTTCGTCGTCGACGCGGAGGGCAAGATCGCCAAGGCGCTGTACAACGTCAAGGCCACCGGCCACGTCGAGCGGCTCCGCAAGGACCTGGGCGTCTGA
- a CDS encoding MerR family transcriptional regulator — translation MPSSFMPPRRVKIGDAAAFAGSTPRAIRHYHEIGLLPEPERGGDDRRRYGYEDMIRLLWIRKMADAGVALNDIRDAFTTGTASGGADSGGGIAGVLERLEETLAEQEAELRRQRTAVQRMRTEGSRMGLLSDFVTERLKGLPEGSLRQADLDSLLVTERIFGPLGAAVQATRFVVLATHPALREESDRIDDAEEALDDSVAVDDPRVAQVAAERHAFESALQAVIEESGLGEDDDALFDAWDALHSAAADDEADLSSGRREADSMSVFEASGKMPYDFSPARLRCMELAEELAAQDSPAS, via the coding sequence GTGCCTTCGTCTTTCATGCCGCCCCGCCGGGTCAAGATCGGTGATGCGGCGGCCTTCGCCGGCAGCACGCCGCGGGCGATTCGCCACTACCACGAGATCGGCCTGCTCCCCGAGCCCGAGCGGGGCGGCGACGACCGCCGGCGCTACGGGTACGAGGACATGATCCGCTTGCTGTGGATTCGCAAGATGGCCGACGCCGGGGTCGCCCTGAACGACATCCGTGACGCCTTCACCACCGGTACGGCTTCCGGCGGTGCGGACAGCGGAGGAGGTATCGCGGGCGTCCTGGAGCGGTTGGAGGAAACTCTCGCCGAGCAGGAGGCGGAATTGCGGCGGCAGCGGACCGCCGTGCAGCGGATGCGCACCGAAGGAAGCCGGATGGGCCTGCTCTCCGACTTCGTCACCGAACGCCTCAAGGGCCTGCCCGAGGGCTCCCTGCGTCAGGCGGACCTGGACAGTCTGCTGGTCACCGAGCGGATCTTCGGCCCGCTCGGCGCGGCCGTCCAGGCCACCCGCTTCGTCGTCCTGGCCACGCATCCCGCTCTGCGGGAGGAATCCGACCGCATCGATGACGCCGAGGAGGCACTCGATGACAGCGTCGCCGTCGATGATCCGCGGGTGGCGCAAGTGGCCGCCGAGCGGCACGCCTTCGAAAGCGCCCTGCAGGCCGTCATCGAGGAGTCCGGCCTGGGCGAGGACGACGACGCCCTCTTCGACGCCTGGGACGCTTTGCACTCCGCTGCCGCGGATGACGAGGCCGACCTGAGCTCAGGCAGGCGGGAGGCCGACTCCATGAGCGTGTTCGAAGCCTCCGGCAAGATGCCCTACGACTTCTCCCCAGCCCGCCTGCGCTGCATGGAACTGGCCGAAGAGCTGGCCGCCCAAGACTCACCCGCCAGCTGA
- a CDS encoding sulfite exporter TauE/SafE family protein, producing the protein MFTEWFEPVLLVVVGFLSGAINAVAGGGSLLVFPALLATGMPPLVANVTNSVAQGPGFVGAAIGQRQDLKGNSRRLWLTSAAAVVGSALGCVLLMVLPGKVFDAVVPALIGLSAVLMAFQNTIRKWLGTPEQGAPDRTMFLVLGIFFASIYGGYFGGARSVILIAILVLAATDSMRRLNALKSWLGMIGSAVTLVVYALIAPVDWIAVLMLVPTTVLGGYVGGKLAQKLPATLLRYLVVVIAAGVAVYMVLD; encoded by the coding sequence GTGTTCACCGAATGGTTCGAGCCGGTCCTGCTCGTCGTGGTCGGCTTCCTCTCCGGCGCGATCAACGCGGTGGCCGGCGGCGGCTCGCTGCTGGTCTTCCCGGCGCTGCTGGCCACCGGGATGCCGCCGCTGGTCGCCAACGTGACCAACTCGGTGGCCCAGGGGCCCGGCTTCGTCGGCGCCGCGATCGGTCAGCGCCAGGACCTCAAGGGCAACTCGCGGCGGCTGTGGCTGACCTCGGCGGCCGCGGTGGTCGGCTCCGCGCTGGGCTGCGTGCTGCTGATGGTCCTGCCGGGCAAGGTCTTCGACGCCGTGGTGCCCGCGCTGATCGGGCTCTCCGCCGTGCTGATGGCCTTCCAGAACACCATCCGCAAGTGGCTCGGCACGCCCGAGCAGGGTGCCCCGGACCGGACGATGTTCCTGGTCCTCGGGATCTTCTTCGCCTCGATCTACGGCGGCTACTTCGGCGGCGCGCGCAGCGTCATCCTGATCGCGATCCTGGTGCTGGCCGCGACCGACTCGATGCGCCGGCTGAACGCGCTCAAGAGCTGGCTGGGCATGATCGGCAGCGCGGTCACGCTGGTCGTCTACGCGCTGATCGCGCCGGTCGACTGGATCGCGGTGCTGATGCTGGTGCCCACCACGGTGCTGGGCGGGTACGTGGGCGGCAAGCTCGCCCAGAAGCTGCCTGCGACGCTGCTGCGCTACCTGGTCGTGGTGATCGCCGCGGGCGTCGCGGTCTACATGGTGCTGGACTGA